The segment TGTGATCATCAGGTCATAATTTTAGAAACAGATATTTCCATGATAATTACTTCTGCAATAATTCCAGATCAACTGAGTCATATCATCTCTAATAGACAATTAGTTAATTATCCTCTTCAGACAATTCTTTTAAATGAAGAAAAAGGATCAAATATAAATAATTATTATAATATTTATTGTGCGACCTCTGAATTTCGCAGAGTATTCTGTCATATCAGAACATGTTTCAAGATAATTCCAGTTATAACATCAGGAATTCCTTTAAAAAGATTAGATGGAGAATTCGAAGGAATGTGTATTATTATAGAGTTTCCATCATTATTTGAATAAAAAGATATTAATGAGGCTGGTGCATAATTGTTTTGGTGTTTTTGTAAGAAGATAATTTTCATTCAAAGGGCATAATAATTGAATATTTTTTTTATAATTATCTTTATTGTATCAATGATTTCGAGTTATACAACAGCCTTTCAATTATGATAATTAAGATGATATATCTGGAAGAATTTAGGGGAAGTAAATACTAAATGATTCACTACTATGAAGTTAATTAATATTTCTGGACATCTCACATCATACCTTTTAGACCGTAAGAAGAGCCTATTATTTCGAGATCTAAAATCGAGACTAAAATATTATAAATATATAAAAAAGATCTCATAATTTACGTTCATTAATTATGTGGGCATCATATCACGAGCAGATACAAATATTCCTTTAATATTTCCATCTTCATCCCGAAAAATTGAGGCATTACACTCAACAGGGATGATTTGACCATTCCGGTGTTTTATATTAATAGAATAATTTCGAACAATACCTTCATTAAAAACCTTCATAATCCCGTCTTCTACTTGTTCAGGTGACACAATATATGTACTAAATTTTAAACCAATCAATTCATCGCGATGATATCCGGTAATTCTTTCAATTGATCTATTAGCATCTAGAATAATACCATCTAATCCGATAAATATTAGAGAATCAACACTTGTCTCAAGAAGGCCTCTATGGTATGCATTTATTCTATGCAACTCATGGAAATGAATCAGTTTTTCTGAATTATCTCGTGCTACGGTCAGATAAATCAAAGATTCATCCAGAGAATCTCTATATGAAATGATCTCCTCTGTAACGGGTATATCCCGCCCAGTGAAGGAGATCAGGTTAAGTTCTCCCCTCCAAACCCCTTTTTCTGATGCAATTTTTAATGCTAAATTTAATTCTTTTCGGGATGTTTTTCTGATAAACTGGGCCATATTATATGAGTTAATAGGATCTGATTCAGGAATTTCAAATAATCTCCTTCCAGCCTGATTAATGTATTCTAAATAACCGTCTTTATTGTAGATTTTTATAATATCAGATGTTTTACCCATAATTGTAGTGAATCTTTTTAATTCTGTTTCAACTTTTTTTTGTTGTGTAATAATCTGTCCGACACAATTAATAGAAAGTTTTCTTTTTTCGGGAGATAATTTGGGAACACCGGACAATTCAACAAATACAAATGATTCATCTTTATCAAGAAATCTAAGTTCTAGTTGATAAAAAGGTTGAAACCTGGTACTCAGTAGGTACATATTTTCATCAAATATATGGACGTCAGCAGGAAACAGTAATTCTCTTATGTTTTTTCCGACTATTTCATCAAAAGGCAAATTTAGTGTTTTGCTGAAACCATCATTGATATTCTCCACAACTCCAAGATTATCTATCAATAAAATGACATTATGAGTTGATTGGAGCAGACTTTGAATTTCTATTGTTTTTATTTGATTTTTGTATTCATGAATTTTTACCTCTTCTGTAACCCGTGATAATTTTTGAGTAATTTCATGAATTTCTATATTTTTTTCTTTGAGAAGGGTTTGATATTTCTGTTTCCATTCTATATTTTTTTTTTCAAGATCTTTTTCTTTGGTTATATCAATGCCTTGCAGATGAACCTCTATCAGATTCTGATTTATGAAACTTCCGAAAATATTCCACTTTATCCATGTAATGGAACCATTTTTCATGAAACTCTGGAGAATTATTTCAGAATATGGATTCGTGAATGAAAGTGAATGTATTAAATTTATAAAATTTTTTTGATCTTCTATCATCAAACCTGGTAAAATAGTAGTTCCGATGATATCTCTTTTAGAAATCTGGTGAAAGGAGAGATAGGCACGATTTGCCGAGGTTATCTTACCATCAGGGGAGAGATGAAGAACCATATCAGGATTTTGTTCGGTAAGTTCCAAATATCGTGATTTCCATAATATTTCGGTTAATTCGAGGTTTTTTATATGAGTAATATCATTGATCGATATTGCCACTCCAATAGTTCGATCATCAAATATTATAGGAATTACCTTAATATGATGCCAATATGAAGGAGATTGAATTTGATGATTAAATGGCCCCTGTCCATCTAATGCCAGATTTATGGTATGAAATATAGTTTCATTTAAAAGTCCCAAATGACTCAGAATTTGAATCTTTTTTCCTATTACCTTCGTATCCGAATAAAAAAAAGGAGGAAGTTCTCCATTATTTTCCTTAATAATGAGAAATTGATCAAATCCTAATAAAAAACCTTCATTGAGTCGTGATAGTAAAAAAAAAGGTATACGATTTGAAAGTCGGTACACCTTCATTGTTCCATGAGATTTTAGTTCAACTCGCCCCTGCATAAGAAGAATTGAGAGATATTTGGCGACCAGGTTTCTATTCATTCCAAGCGATATTGAAATATCAGAAACACTTTTTTCTTCATATTGTGTTGATAAATATTCGATAATTGAACTCGCTGGTTCATATTTTGGAACCATAACATAAGCATCTTTGAATATGTTATATTAAAATATTCCTACGAATCGAGCAAATTTGCTTGGTTATTCACTGGATTTTTCTTAAATTACTTTTTAAAATACCCATTGCAATGAATGGTATTTTTCACAATTTTCCGGCGTAATTAAAAAAGAGAGATTTATTATGGAACAGCCTGAACAATTACCTGATGATTCAACATTTAAAATTGCAGATTTAGAACTCTTTGATGCCCTGGACCTACCGGCATTCACTGTTGATCGTTCCCTTACTATTAGGACGATAAACTATCCAGCTGCAGGGTTTGTTGGAATCCCTCCTGAATTCTGTATCGGTAAGAACTACCGGGAGATATTTAATCTCGAAGATGGGAAAGAGGGGGTTGATCCTACAGAACTTGTGATAAAAAATAATATCCCACGGGCTGGTGAAGGAATTGTTCGGGTTAAATCAGAATCTATTCCAGTAAAATATGGTGCCAAACCCATATCTCAACAAAATGGAGAAGTGGTAGGAGCAGTACATTATTTCATAGATCAACGTCAAAATGAAGTTCTTCATGAGATTACACACGTTTTGAATGATATTCGTGAAGGAAATTTGGATGTACGAATTGATCTAACACCTTATGAAGGTGAAGTCAGGGGTATTCTTGAAGCGGTAAATACTCTGATCGATACTATGTCCAAACCGCTCATAGAAGTTGCTTTCAGTTTAAAAGAGTTAAATGAAGGAAAAAATCCTAAAAAATTAAGTACAGAAAGATTAGGATTTTATCAAAAATTTGCTGAGATAGTTAATTTTACAATTAATTTTAAGGGAAATAATAAAACCAGTAGTGTCGATCTAACTAAAAATGATTCATTAGAAGAAACCCTAACTGGATCGTCATCCAACTTTTCTGATCTTTTTGATTCTCTATCAATCCCTGTTATTATGATTGATGGGCAGTCTAATATCTCATATGCAAATCAGGTAGCATTCACTACGGTGAGGAAATCCAGCAAAGAACTTCTTGGGCTGCCGATAACTCTTGCTTTTGAGAATACTGATTCAGATATAATTACAAATACCCTGCTTAAGGTTATTTCCGGAGACACACC is part of the Methanospirillum lacunae genome and harbors:
- a CDS encoding PAS domain S-box protein, yielding MVPKYEPASSIIEYLSTQYEEKSVSDISISLGMNRNLVAKYLSILLMQGRVELKSHGTMKVYRLSNRIPFFLLSRLNEGFLLGFDQFLIIKENNGELPPFFYSDTKVIGKKIQILSHLGLLNETIFHTINLALDGQGPFNHQIQSPSYWHHIKVIPIIFDDRTIGVAISINDITHIKNLELTEILWKSRYLELTEQNPDMVLHLSPDGKITSANRAYLSFHQISKRDIIGTTILPGLMIEDQKNFINLIHSLSFTNPYSEIILQSFMKNGSITWIKWNIFGSFINQNLIEVHLQGIDITKEKDLEKKNIEWKQKYQTLLKEKNIEIHEITQKLSRVTEEVKIHEYKNQIKTIEIQSLLQSTHNVILLIDNLGVVENINDGFSKTLNLPFDEIVGKNIRELLFPADVHIFDENMYLLSTRFQPFYQLELRFLDKDESFVFVELSGVPKLSPEKRKLSINCVGQIITQQKKVETELKRFTTIMGKTSDIIKIYNKDGYLEYINQAGRRLFEIPESDPINSYNMAQFIRKTSRKELNLALKIASEKGVWRGELNLISFTGRDIPVTEEIISYRDSLDESLIYLTVARDNSEKLIHFHELHRINAYHRGLLETSVDSLIFIGLDGIILDANRSIERITGYHRDELIGLKFSTYIVSPEQVEDGIMKVFNEGIVRNYSINIKHRNGQIIPVECNASIFRDEDGNIKGIFVSARDMMPT